One region of Pseudomonadota bacterium genomic DNA includes:
- a CDS encoding NAD(P)/FAD-dependent oxidoreductase: protein MRELEYDGIIIGAGPNGLTTAGYLTKAGLKIAILERRYEIGGGLATENLLLPGMLVDSHAIYHMMVDYAPPMRDFELETKYDLKWIYPELQIVMPFMDGTYLALYSDPKKSAESIAQFSKKDAETFLNFANISEEAMDIFLAPASYVNPLPSIEQAAKLELHPATKWDDELTGFTPKQIVDSWFENDKVRALFLYCATMWGLDYDLEGLGYLVPLMINRAWHFKLSHMGSHHIAHLMGKYISENGGRVISGCEIKRIVIENNEAKGVELKDGTILKAKKFVCSTLNPHQTFYDMVGKEHLDKELITRLDEWHYSDMSFFTTHLALTEKPKFKIFEKHPELENALIYVIGYESEQDLVDHFEASKRGELHDGGFNCCFPSIHDPIRMHRHEGSFVKHIGLISMECAPYNLKDGGGLGWNKHRRPYAERCKAILEKYAPNMNKDTIVWDYISTPLDTENKFPDMKQGCFKQGAYLPLQMGFMRPNEYCGQHDTPIKNLYVGGASTHSGGMITYGPGFNAAEKIAENLGIKKWWPEPRGVKEARDLGLF from the coding sequence ATGAGAGAATTGGAATACGATGGCATTATCATCGGAGCAGGCCCCAACGGCCTGACAACAGCAGGTTATTTAACAAAGGCAGGTTTGAAGATTGCAATCCTGGAAAGGAGATATGAGATCGGCGGAGGGTTAGCCACAGAGAACCTTCTCCTTCCCGGTATGCTTGTTGACAGTCATGCCATCTACCACATGATGGTAGATTATGCACCTCCAATGAGGGATTTTGAACTGGAGACAAAGTATGACCTGAAATGGATCTACCCGGAGCTTCAGATTGTTATGCCCTTTATGGACGGAACATATCTTGCCCTGTACAGCGATCCCAAAAAGTCAGCAGAGTCTATTGCGCAGTTTTCAAAAAAGGATGCAGAGACCTTCCTTAACTTTGCCAATATATCCGAAGAAGCTATGGATATATTCCTTGCCCCGGCAAGTTATGTGAATCCTCTTCCCAGCATTGAGCAGGCAGCAAAGCTCGAACTTCATCCTGCCACCAAATGGGATGATGAACTCACGGGATTCACACCGAAACAGATTGTAGATTCCTGGTTTGAGAATGATAAGGTACGTGCATTATTTCTCTATTGCGCCACCATGTGGGGACTTGATTATGACCTTGAAGGCCTCGGATACCTTGTGCCTCTCATGATAAACCGTGCATGGCATTTCAAGCTGTCTCACATGGGTTCCCACCACATAGCACATCTTATGGGGAAATATATATCAGAGAACGGCGGCAGGGTAATAAGCGGATGCGAAATAAAGAGAATTGTCATTGAGAACAATGAGGCCAAGGGAGTTGAACTTAAAGACGGCACAATTCTCAAGGCAAAGAAGTTTGTCTGCAGCACCCTTAATCCGCACCAGACCTTCTATGACATGGTGGGAAAAGAACATCTCGACAAGGAACTGATCACAAGGCTTGACGAGTGGCATTATTCCGACATGAGCTTTTTTACTACACACCTGGCCCTGACAGAGAAACCGAAATTCAAGATATTTGAAAAGCATCCGGAACTTGAGAACGCACTTATCTATGTAATCGGATATGAGAGCGAACAGGATCTTGTCGATCACTTTGAAGCTTCAAAAAGAGGAGAACTGCATGACGGCGGTTTCAACTGCTGCTTCCCCTCCATTCATGATCCAATCCGTATGCATCGACATGAAGGCAGTTTTGTCAAACACATCGGTCTTATCTCCATGGAATGCGCACCATACAACCTTAAGGATGGCGGTGGCCTCGGATGGAACAAACACAGAAGACCCTATGCAGAACGCTGCAAGGCCATACTGGAAAAATATGCACCAAATATGAATAAAGATACCATAGTATGGGATTATATCAGTACGCCTTTAGACACTGAGAATAAATTCCCTGATATGAAGCAGGGATGTTTTAAACAGGGCGCATATCTCCCGCTCCAGATGGGATTTATGAGACCCAATGAATACTGCGGCCAGCATGATACGCCAATAAAGAATCTCTATGTCGGTGGAGCCTCCACACACTCCGGCGGTATGATTACCTACGGTCCCGGCTTTAATGCAGCAGAAAAGATTGCAGAGAATCTGGGGATTAAGAAATGGTGGCCTGAACCACGGGGCGTTAAAGAAGCAAGAGATTTAGGACTATTTTAG
- a CDS encoding NAD(P)/FAD-dependent oxidoreductase yields MADKKYDAVIVGGGHHATIIACYLQRAGLKTAMFERWHEMGGGACGEELPVPGFIQNVCAHFTRFYTNPAYSDFDLRDHGLVYLFPENNEAWIYPDGSYILGKTIFPVVDPLTGRAEFSQEAADYTIKEIAKINKDDANTVEDIIRRFKNKWRKAFGLYRYTGPAEWGNGPDPLEALFDDPIDGLDRDIALGTVGEIATKMFKSPEMQTFYMRAIQTSNGLFPQDRPGPYWHIHALGLILSVDAAAIVTGGTHSITHALLRAFEKYGGEFFVLNEVKKVLSDNKKATGIELVNGDRIFADMVISDLSIELTMDVAGKENWPADLWARGQKLKEKPPTLDDKAYERTQLLWGNIALMDAPVYPQNPELGMVPRLYFGEANPEYFLSGQYQRDRWEKGISDKLYLLVAPDVQWDKTRAPAGRFAALVEEFTCPWRNFSEREWLKMKKEIEFRMIEEWGKYAPNVNMENFISAWIATPDDVVNRNPCMPQGGWGALDAHYECSGRLRPFPEISGYRLPLKNYYLCSSAAHSAHGIGRGSSYACYKTIAEDFGLKYKPWEERGW; encoded by the coding sequence ATGGCAGATAAAAAGTACGATGCGGTTATAGTAGGCGGTGGGCATCATGCTACAATCATAGCCTGCTATTTGCAGAGAGCCGGTTTAAAGACGGCCATGTTTGAAAGATGGCATGAAATGGGTGGCGGTGCATGTGGTGAGGAACTGCCTGTACCGGGATTTATCCAGAATGTATGCGCACATTTTACGCGTTTTTATACAAACCCGGCATACAGTGATTTTGACCTGAGAGATCATGGACTGGTCTACCTGTTCCCTGAGAACAACGAGGCATGGATCTATCCTGACGGCAGCTACATATTGGGTAAGACGATCTTCCCGGTTGTTGATCCTCTTACCGGAAGGGCAGAGTTCTCTCAGGAGGCTGCTGATTATACCATTAAAGAAATAGCAAAAATCAATAAAGATGATGCAAATACTGTTGAGGATATTATAAGGAGATTTAAAAACAAGTGGAGAAAAGCATTTGGACTGTACCGATACACAGGTCCGGCTGAGTGGGGTAATGGACCCGATCCTCTTGAAGCGCTTTTTGATGACCCGATAGATGGACTTGATCGTGATATCGCCTTAGGGACAGTTGGCGAAATTGCCACGAAGATGTTCAAGAGTCCTGAGATGCAAACATTTTATATGAGGGCAATTCAGACTTCAAACGGTCTTTTTCCGCAGGACAGACCCGGGCCATACTGGCACATCCATGCTCTTGGTCTCATTCTTTCCGTCGATGCCGCAGCAATCGTAACCGGTGGCACTCATAGCATTACCCATGCACTTCTTCGTGCCTTTGAAAAATACGGCGGCGAATTCTTTGTTCTTAATGAGGTCAAGAAGGTACTGAGCGATAACAAAAAGGCAACTGGAATCGAACTGGTAAACGGCGATAGGATTTTTGCCGATATGGTAATCAGTGACTTAAGCATTGAGCTCACAATGGACGTAGCAGGCAAGGAAAACTGGCCGGCCGATCTCTGGGCAAGAGGCCAGAAACTTAAAGAGAAACCCCCGACACTTGATGATAAAGCATATGAGAGAACCCAACTTCTATGGGGTAATATTGCACTTATGGATGCACCGGTTTATCCGCAGAATCCCGAACTGGGCATGGTTCCGAGATTATACTTCGGTGAAGCAAACCCAGAGTACTTCCTGAGCGGACAGTACCAGAGGGATCGGTGGGAAAAAGGTATTTCCGACAAGTTATATCTCCTCGTTGCCCCTGATGTTCAATGGGACAAGACCCGCGCACCGGCTGGACGGTTTGCAGCCCTTGTCGAAGAGTTTACCTGCCCATGGAGGAACTTTTCAGAAAGAGAATGGCTGAAGATGAAAAAGGAGATTGAATTCAGGATGATTGAAGAGTGGGGAAAATATGCACCTAATGTCAATATGGAAAACTTCATATCTGCCTGGATTGCAACTCCGGATGATGTGGTTAACAGGAACCCCTGTATGCCTCAGGGTGGCTGGGGCGCATTGGATGCCCATTACGAATGCTCCGGCAGGTTGAGACCATTCCCTGAAATATCGGGATACCGTTTGCCATTAAAGAATTACTATCTCTGTTCCTCGGCGGCACACTCTGCGCACGGTATAGGGCGTGGCAGCAGCTATGCCTGCTACAAGACGATTGCAGAAGATTTTGGACTTAAATACAAGCCGTGGGAAGAACGCGGGTGGTAG
- a CDS encoding ARMT1-like domain-containing protein, protein MKPHPECGACLVHWVFERTAPYTPEGGTAVLVRNIVGVLLSDVSPQANVGSLCNGTVHAVFDSTPGLPQHYEDLKHKSNENAKMILVEAMEYINKEETLEGRLSRACFLAAAANIAPLNAPSSPYTFQEIRDLMHLGDAKMAVMGDLFGALKNARHVFYVTDNAGEIGFDSLVIRQIKDMGLRITLVVKKQTFFEDATMIDVNTFGLEGLVDEIITVPGFLAPDKMDKETAASFKSCDLVIAKGTGSYEAIHGEIPDKKAVYMLKIKCKPIARELGMDGGNVIVKVE, encoded by the coding sequence ATGAAACCTCATCCGGAATGCGGCGCATGTCTTGTTCATTGGGTGTTTGAAAGGACGGCGCCGTATACCCCTGAAGGTGGAACAGCCGTCCTCGTCAGGAACATAGTTGGAGTACTGCTAAGCGATGTTTCACCACAGGCGAACGTTGGTTCTCTGTGCAATGGAACAGTACATGCTGTTTTTGATTCAACACCCGGGCTTCCCCAACATTATGAGGATCTTAAGCATAAAAGCAATGAAAATGCAAAAATGATCCTGGTTGAGGCCATGGAATACATAAATAAAGAAGAAACACTGGAAGGCAGACTGTCAAGAGCCTGCTTTCTTGCCGCTGCTGCCAATATTGCCCCTCTGAATGCACCTTCAAGTCCTTACACTTTTCAGGAAATACGCGATTTGATGCATCTCGGAGATGCTAAGATGGCTGTAATGGGTGACCTTTTCGGGGCCCTTAAGAATGCCCGCCATGTGTTTTATGTAACAGATAATGCAGGTGAAATAGGTTTTGACTCCCTTGTTATTCGTCAGATTAAGGATATGGGATTGAGAATTACTCTTGTAGTAAAAAAGCAGACCTTTTTTGAAGATGCAACCATGATTGACGTCAACACCTTCGGTCTTGAGGGGCTGGTTGATGAAATAATAACGGTTCCAGGTTTTCTTGCACCCGATAAAATGGATAAAGAAACTGCAGCATCCTTCAAATCCTGTGACCTTGTTATTGCCAAAGGCACCGGAAGTTACGAGGCCATACATGGCGAGATACCTGATAAGAAAGCAGTTTATATGCTGAAGATAAAGTGCAAACCCATAGCAAGAGAATTGGGGATGGATGGGGGAAATGTTATTGTGAAGGTTGAATAA
- a CDS encoding SDR family oxidoreductase codes for MISLEGKVAIVTGGAKGLGRAFCEGFAREGAKVLAVTRKDLKGLEETVKAVREAGSEGEYLQIDVTSRADNERMVKFAMERFGRIDILVNNAAFYYGVERKGFDEISDEEWDMMMSVNVKGSWLPTVAVFPFMKQAGKGKIVNLTSEVFFTGSHGFVHYVATKGAVVGLTRALAIELGPYNICVNAVAPGFTDTEASRTIADVTKYDTSKTPLKRLGVAEDIVGATIFLSSDAADFITGQTILVDGGKAMH; via the coding sequence ATGATAAGTCTGGAGGGAAAAGTTGCGATTGTCACCGGTGGTGCTAAAGGACTCGGAAGGGCGTTTTGTGAAGGATTTGCCCGGGAAGGAGCAAAGGTTTTAGCGGTGACCCGTAAAGACTTGAAGGGGTTGGAAGAAACAGTAAAGGCAGTGAGAGAAGCAGGATCTGAAGGGGAATATCTCCAAATTGATGTGACATCCAGGGCTGATAATGAGAGAATGGTAAAATTTGCAATGGAGAGGTTCGGCAGGATTGATATCCTGGTAAACAACGCGGCATTCTACTATGGTGTTGAGCGCAAGGGATTTGATGAAATCAGCGATGAAGAGTGGGACATGATGATGTCAGTAAATGTCAAAGGTTCCTGGCTTCCAACTGTTGCAGTCTTTCCTTTTATGAAACAGGCTGGAAAAGGAAAGATTGTCAACCTGACATCAGAGGTCTTTTTTACGGGTTCCCATGGTTTTGTTCACTACGTAGCAACTAAGGGCGCTGTTGTTGGACTGACCAGGGCTTTGGCCATTGAACTCGGGCCGTATAACATCTGTGTCAATGCGGTTGCACCCGGGTTCACGGATACAGAAGCAAGCCGCACAATTGCAGATGTCACAAAGTACGATACATCCAAAACACCTCTTAAAAGACTCGGTGTGGCGGAAGATATCGTCGGAGCTACGATTTTTCTTTCTTCAGATGCAGCAGATTTCATAACTGGACAGACCATCCTTGTGGATGGAGGAAAAGCAATGCATTAA